The DNA region TCATCTTCCTTGCTCACGTCAGGCTGCCTCTTGGACATGTGAGTGGCCCCCTCTTGGAAACGCTCGGCCCGCATTCGTCGGGATGACATCATAGTCCTGGGCGGCCGGTCAGAAATCCACCGAGTCGCTCGGGTGCGCGACGCGCTCCTTCAGGGCGTCGGACATCGGGAAGTTCAGATTCTCGTTGTGGGGCGGGATCGGGCTCTCGAACCACTTGGCGTAGAGCTTGGTGAAGGCTCCGGAGGCCATCATGTCCTTGAGGACGTCGTCGGCGAGCGCCTTGAACTCGGGGTCGTCCTTCGGCAGCATCAGCCCGTAGGGCACCAGCGTGTAGGTCTCGGGCAGGAAGGCGTACGCGGCGGGATCGGGCGCGCGGGCCTTCAGGCTGGCGAGCAGGATGTCGTCCTCCATGAAGGCGGCGGCGCGCCCGCTTTGGAGCGTCAGCATGGACTCTGCGTGGTCCTTGCCTTGGATGATGTTGAATGTGCCGCCCTTGGCCTTGATGCCGAACGCGAAGCCGGTGGCGTTCGAGCCCTGCGTGACGACCACCGTCTTGCCGTCGAGCCCCTTCACGTCGTGGATGCCGGATGAGACCTTGGTCAGCCACCGCGCCGACGAGACGAAGATCGCGACCGTGAAGGAGACCTGCTTGAGCCGGGCGGGGCTGCTCGACGTCGCCCCGCATTCCATGTCGATGGTCCCGTTCTGGATGAGCGGGATGCGGTTGGACGAGTCGACCGGCTGAAGCTTGACTGCGAGCTTGTCGAGCTTGAGGTCGGTCTTGATCCTGTCTACGACCTGCGCGCACAGGTCGAGGGAGAAGCCTACGGGCTTCTGGCCGTTGTCGAGATAGGAGAACGGGATCGAGGACTCCCGGTAGCCGAGCGTCACGCTGCCGGTTCGCTTGATCTTGGCCAGCATCGGGCTCTCGGCCGATGCCGCTGTGGCGGCGAGGCCGAGTGCGAGTGCGCAAGACAGCCGTACGAAGTCCTTGCCCTGAAACATCGATCATCTCCTCTGGATGGATACGGACCTCGGTCGGGTCTCGCGGGGCCTGACCACACGGCGAGCGCCGCGGGATGGGTTTGATCGGCTAGGCTGAAGCACTTTGAGCCGCCCCGGTCGGCGTCACGACGCCGACCGGGGACAGGAACTCGGCATCGTCCTCGACCGGGGCGCCGAGCTCGTGCTCCCACTTGGCGACGACGGCGGTCGCGACACCGTTGCCGATGACGTTCGTCATGGTGCGGCCCATGTCGAGGAAGGCGTCGATGCCGACCAGCA from Methylobacterium sp. NMS14P includes:
- a CDS encoding amino acid ABC transporter substrate-binding protein, which encodes MFQGKDFVRLSCALALGLAATAASAESPMLAKIKRTGSVTLGYRESSIPFSYLDNGQKPVGFSLDLCAQVVDRIKTDLKLDKLAVKLQPVDSSNRIPLIQNGTIDMECGATSSSPARLKQVSFTVAIFVSSARWLTKVSSGIHDVKGLDGKTVVVTQGSNATGFAFGIKAKGGTFNIIQGKDHAESMLTLQSGRAAAFMEDDILLASLKARAPDPAAYAFLPETYTLVPYGLMLPKDDPEFKALADDVLKDMMASGAFTKLYAKWFESPIPPHNENLNFPMSDALKERVAHPSDSVDF